The following are encoded in a window of Ferribacterium limneticum genomic DNA:
- a CDS encoding glutathione S-transferase N-terminal domain-containing protein, with amino-acid sequence MMNLYSGTTCPFSHRCRIVLFEKGMDFQVIDVDMFNKPEEMAAINPHNRVPVLVERDLVLFEPNIINEYIDERFPHPQLMPADPIMRARARQLLVGMEREIFSFMEVIEKNGKTADKARQEIKARLTEIVPIFNKQKFMLGDEFSMLDVAIAPLLWRLDHYGIDLGKAAAPLMKYAERIFSRQGFIDALTPSEKAMRK; translated from the coding sequence ATGATGAACCTCTACTCGGGCACCACTTGCCCCTTTAGTCACCGTTGCCGCATTGTCCTGTTCGAAAAGGGCATGGATTTTCAGGTCATCGACGTCGACATGTTCAACAAGCCGGAAGAAATGGCGGCGATCAATCCGCACAATCGCGTGCCGGTTTTGGTCGAGCGCGATCTGGTTCTGTTTGAGCCGAACATCATTAACGAATACATTGACGAGCGCTTCCCGCATCCGCAACTGATGCCGGCTGATCCGATCATGCGTGCGCGTGCCCGCCAGTTGCTGGTCGGCATGGAACGGGAGATATTCTCGTTCATGGAAGTCATTGAAAAGAACGGCAAGACTGCTGACAAGGCACGCCAGGAAATCAAGGCTCGCCTGACCGAAATCGTGCCGATCTTCAACAAGCAAAAATTCATGCTGGGCGATGAGTTTTCCATGCTCGACGTGGCCATCGCACCGCTGCTCTGGCGTCTGGACCACTACGGTATCGACCTCGGCAAGGCGGCGGCACCGTTGATGAAATACGCCGAACGCATTTTCAGCCGTCAGGGTTTCATCGACGCACTGACGCCGTCCGAAAAGGCAATGCGCAAGTAG
- a CDS encoding ClpXP protease specificity-enhancing factor — protein MELPSTKPYLLRAIWEWCCDNGFTPYIAVEVDERTRVPREFVRDGQIVLNLGPDATKKLLIGNDFIDFQARFGGVARDLSVPVARVSAIYARENGAGMAFEVDGAEDQADAEFIDAGEAVVEPEEPPPEPPRPEAGRPWLQRIK, from the coding sequence ATGGAACTTCCGTCTACCAAGCCCTACCTGCTCCGTGCCATTTGGGAGTGGTGCTGTGACAACGGCTTCACCCCGTACATTGCGGTTGAGGTCGATGAGCGCACCCGCGTACCCCGTGAATTTGTTCGCGACGGCCAGATCGTACTCAATCTGGGCCCGGATGCGACCAAGAAATTGCTGATCGGCAACGATTTCATCGATTTTCAGGCCCGTTTTGGCGGTGTTGCCCGCGATTTGTCGGTGCCTGTCGCGCGTGTTTCGGCCATTTACGCCCGGGAAAATGGTGCCGGAATGGCCTTTGAGGTCGATGGTGCCGAAGATCAGGCCGATGCCGAATTCATCGATGCCGGCGAAGCCGTTGTGGAGCCAGAGGAGCCGCCACCAGAGCCACCACGCCCAGAAGCAGGGCGTCCCTGGTTGCAGCGCATCAAATAG
- a CDS encoding nitrate reductase: MRTEFKSTCCYCGVGCGVLIETEDGTITGLRGDPEHPANRGRLCTKGATLNQTVNPTYRLQFPEKRMSRGGAGQRLSWDQALDEAAERFAATIRLHGPDSVAFYISGQLLTEDYYVFNKLAKGLIGTNNVDTNSRLCMSSAVAGYKQTLGADAPPCSYADILEAKVIFITGANPAIAHPIIFRYIEDAKAANPDLKIIVADPRRTESAEIADLHLPLKPGSDIALFNGMLHVLINEGLVDEAYVEAHTSGFAALADIVKNYSPEKVAEVCGIPADAVVQAARWFGASKASLSLYCQGLNQSAHGTHNNAGIIHLHLATGQIGKPGAGPFSLTGQPNAMGGREVGGLSNLLSAHRDLANPEHRAEVARLWGVPDVPAKPGKSAVNLFQALKTGEIKAVWIACTNPAQSLPNQAAVREALLAAEYVVLQETYGNTDTADYADLLLPASGWGEKHGTVTNSERCITRVQSALQAPGEARHDWEIVVDFARRLGDKLGRTDAERLFPYADAESIFNEHRESTRGRDLDITGLSYALLESQGPQQWPYPEGASAGKVRLYEDGRFPTADGKARFVAIEHKPTAEATTPELPISLLSGRMRDQWHGMSRTGTVPRLFNLEDEPLLAMHPCDMRHRGLESGDLAKVTNGRGEMLVRVGERPGLAKGRAWMPMHWGNQFINTPGANALACDAIDPYSQQPELKHAAVQIVKAELSYPLAVVRRCASQSEALALLQRARSALADFPYANVGLYGRTTPLVVFRGASAGPAADAEIFALDRLFGLDGEEGAILYADPTRRISKKAIAQQGRLLGVRLAGETQALAWLRQAMAEDELDVSLIRFALAPSAKPPVTMVARNIVCKCADVSDVQIHQELEKGADLPQLQKSLKCGTFCGSCVPDIKRMVAEHPPSIAAAA, from the coding sequence ATGAGAACTGAGTTTAAGTCTACCTGTTGCTACTGTGGCGTCGGATGCGGCGTGCTTATCGAAACCGAGGACGGAACGATCACCGGACTACGCGGTGATCCGGAACACCCGGCCAATCGCGGACGCCTGTGCACCAAGGGCGCGACCCTGAATCAGACGGTCAATCCAACGTATCGCCTGCAGTTTCCCGAAAAACGCATGAGCCGGGGCGGAGCAGGGCAACGTTTGAGTTGGGATCAGGCGCTTGATGAAGCCGCCGAGCGTTTTGCCGCCACCATTCGGCTACATGGCCCGGATTCGGTTGCCTTCTACATTTCCGGCCAGTTGCTGACCGAGGACTACTACGTCTTCAACAAGCTGGCCAAGGGTTTGATCGGCACCAATAACGTCGATACCAATTCACGCCTTTGCATGTCCTCGGCCGTGGCCGGCTACAAGCAGACGCTGGGCGCCGATGCGCCGCCGTGCAGTTACGCCGACATCCTCGAGGCCAAGGTGATTTTCATCACCGGCGCCAATCCGGCCATTGCTCACCCGATCATTTTTCGCTACATCGAAGATGCCAAGGCGGCCAACCCTGATCTCAAGATCATCGTCGCCGACCCGCGGCGCACGGAGAGTGCCGAGATTGCCGACCTCCATTTGCCACTCAAGCCGGGCAGCGACATCGCGTTGTTCAACGGCATGCTGCATGTGCTGATCAACGAAGGCCTGGTCGACGAGGCCTATGTCGAGGCGCACACCAGCGGTTTCGCTGCGCTGGCCGATATTGTCAAAAATTACTCGCCGGAAAAAGTTGCTGAAGTCTGTGGCATTCCGGCCGATGCTGTCGTCCAGGCGGCCCGTTGGTTCGGTGCCAGCAAAGCCTCGCTGTCGCTCTACTGTCAGGGGCTGAATCAATCGGCCCACGGTACGCACAACAATGCCGGCATCATTCACCTGCACCTGGCAACCGGCCAGATCGGCAAGCCGGGGGCCGGGCCGTTCTCGCTGACCGGGCAGCCGAATGCGATGGGCGGACGCGAGGTGGGCGGCTTGTCCAACCTGCTGTCGGCCCACCGTGACCTGGCCAATCCGGAACATCGCGCCGAGGTGGCACGCTTGTGGGGCGTCCCGGACGTGCCGGCCAAGCCGGGCAAGTCGGCGGTCAACCTGTTCCAGGCCCTGAAAACCGGCGAAATCAAGGCGGTGTGGATCGCCTGCACCAATCCGGCGCAGTCGCTGCCGAATCAGGCGGCCGTCCGTGAGGCATTGCTGGCCGCCGAATACGTCGTGTTGCAGGAAACCTATGGCAACACCGACACCGCCGATTACGCCGACTTGCTGCTGCCGGCCAGTGGCTGGGGCGAGAAGCATGGCACGGTGACCAATTCCGAGCGTTGCATCACGCGCGTGCAGTCGGCGCTTCAGGCGCCCGGTGAGGCGCGCCACGACTGGGAAATCGTCGTCGATTTCGCGCGTCGTCTGGGCGACAAGCTGGGCCGTACCGATGCCGAGCGCCTGTTCCCCTACGCCGATGCCGAGTCCATCTTCAACGAGCATCGCGAAAGCACGCGTGGTCGCGATCTCGACATCACCGGCTTGTCCTACGCCTTGCTCGAATCGCAGGGGCCGCAGCAGTGGCCGTATCCGGAAGGAGCCAGCGCCGGCAAGGTCCGCCTTTACGAAGACGGTCGTTTCCCGACGGCGGACGGCAAGGCGCGCTTTGTCGCCATCGAACACAAACCCACAGCTGAAGCCACGACGCCTGAGTTGCCGATTAGCCTGCTCTCCGGCCGCATGCGCGACCAATGGCACGGCATGAGCCGGACCGGCACCGTGCCGCGCCTGTTCAACCTTGAAGACGAGCCGCTGCTCGCCATGCATCCGTGCGACATGCGCCATCGTGGCCTGGAATCGGGCGACCTGGCCAAAGTGACCAACGGTCGTGGCGAGATGCTCGTCCGCGTCGGCGAACGCCCCGGTCTGGCCAAGGGGCGGGCCTGGATGCCGATGCACTGGGGCAACCAGTTCATCAACACGCCGGGCGCCAATGCGCTAGCCTGCGACGCCATCGATCCCTATTCGCAACAGCCGGAACTCAAGCATGCGGCCGTCCAGATCGTGAAGGCCGAGCTGTCCTACCCGCTCGCCGTGGTCCGCCGCTGCGCCAGCCAGTCCGAAGCGCTGGCGTTACTCCAGCGCGCCCGCAGCGCGCTGGCTGATTTTCCGTATGCCAACGTCGGCCTGTACGGCCGGACGACGCCGCTGGTTGTCTTCCGCGGCGCCAGTGCCGGGCCGGCGGCCGATGCCGAAATCTTTGCGCTGGATCGCCTCTTCGGCCTGGATGGCGAGGAGGGTGCCATTCTCTATGCGGACCCGACGCGCCGTATCAGCAAGAAGGCCATCGCCCAGCAGGGTCGCCTGCTCGGCGTCCGGCTGGCCGGCGAGACGCAGGCCCTGGCGTGGCTGAGGCAGGCGATGGCCGAGGATGAACTCGATGTCAGCCTGATTCGTTTTGCTCTGGCGCCTTCGGCCAAGCCGCCGGTGACCATGGTGGCGCGCAACATCGTCTGCAAATGCGCCGATGTCAGCGACGTGCAAATTCACCAAGAGCTGGAGAAAGGGGCTGACCTGCCGCAACTCCAGAAGAGCCTGAAATGCGGAACGTTCTGCGGTTCCTGTGTGCCCGATATCAAGCGCATGGTGGCAGAACATCCCCCCAGCATCGCAGCTGCGGCCTGA
- the ybiB gene encoding DNA-binding protein YbiB, with protein MSYAQFIKEIGRGAEGARDLPRDDAQQIYAAMLDGGVPDLEMGAIILGLRVKGESLDEMLGFMDATAERTHRLDMPHGRVRPVALPTYNGARKEANLTPLLALLLQRFGVPVVVHGLLEGFGRVTSAYIFRELGIMPVASTTQAQIALEEKGLAFLPLNALCPGIHNLLGLRSRLGVRNSAHSLVKLINPFHGDAVLVAPATHPEFVDLMREILLVRGDRALLLRGTEGEPFANPKRRPRLEFIHDGGVDTLFEAEHESLRALPNLPEANDAVSTAKWIRRILDKQAPLPKPIANQLACLLYASGYAEDFNQAKAIVAVEATGLIIGGN; from the coding sequence TTGAGCTACGCACAATTCATCAAGGAGATCGGACGCGGCGCCGAGGGCGCGCGTGATCTACCGCGCGACGATGCGCAGCAGATTTACGCGGCGATGCTCGACGGCGGCGTGCCGGATCTCGAAATGGGCGCGATCATCCTTGGCCTGCGCGTCAAGGGCGAGTCGCTCGACGAAATGCTCGGTTTCATGGACGCCACCGCCGAGCGCACCCACCGTCTCGACATGCCGCACGGCCGCGTTCGGCCAGTCGCCCTGCCGACCTACAACGGGGCGCGCAAGGAGGCCAACCTGACGCCGCTGCTCGCCCTGCTGCTCCAGCGATTTGGTGTGCCAGTCGTGGTGCATGGCCTGTTGGAGGGGTTTGGCCGGGTGACCAGCGCCTACATCTTCCGCGAGCTGGGCATCATGCCCGTCGCCTCGACGACGCAGGCCCAGATCGCCCTCGAAGAGAAAGGCCTGGCCTTCCTGCCGCTCAACGCGCTGTGCCCGGGCATCCACAACCTGCTCGGTCTGCGCAGCCGCCTTGGCGTGCGCAACAGCGCGCACAGCTTGGTCAAGCTGATCAACCCCTTCCACGGCGATGCCGTCCTGGTGGCGCCGGCGACGCATCCCGAATTTGTCGATCTGATGCGCGAAATCCTGCTCGTCCGTGGCGACCGTGCGCTGCTGCTGCGCGGCACCGAGGGCGAGCCCTTTGCCAATCCGAAACGCCGGCCGCGTCTTGAGTTCATCCACGACGGCGGGGTCGATACCCTGTTCGAGGCCGAGCACGAGAGCCTGCGCGCCTTGCCCAATCTGCCTGAGGCCAATGATGCGGTGAGCACGGCGAAATGGATCCGGCGCATTCTCGACAAGCAGGCGCCGCTGCCCAAGCCGATTGCCAACCAGCTGGCCTGTCTGCTCTACGCCAGTGGTTACGCCGAGGATTTCAACCAGGCCAAGGCCATCGTCGCCGTTGAAGCCACCGGCCTGATTATCGGCGGCAACTGA